A single window of Candidatus Microthrix subdominans DNA harbors:
- a CDS encoding betaine/proline/choline family ABC transporter ATP-binding protein (Members of the family are the ATP-binding subunit of ABC transporters for substrates such as betaine, L-proline or other amino acids, choline, carnitine, etc. The substrate specificity is best determined from the substrate-binding subunit, rather than this subunit, as it interacts with the permease subunit and not with substrate directly.): MSETLIQLQGVSKTYPGSKAPAVSDLDLEIKKGEILVLVGPSGCGKSTTLRLINRMIEPTAGRIIFEGKDVTNVNPDQLRRQMGYVIQQIGLFPHRNIYQNIATVPRLLGWNKSDIEERAKYLLTMVGMDPEQYLSRYPKELSGGQAQRVGVARALAADPDVLLMDEPFGAIDPITRDRLQNEFLRLQAELQKTIVFVTHDIDEAVKMGDKIAILREQSKVAQLDTPTNILASPANAFVKEFLGSGALLKGLTLERVRDLDIPQYPTVSLPADRPKVLAALEQADDDWVVLLDEQRRPIRWLDREAVEGGKSSIAQSGLPVRVAVESDHTLRDALESMIRSTYGSAVVVNTDGTYRGVITLEALAEMVRKTEATARDEQAVYRAEARRAAAAGVDAPTVDPTADLATHASARNGDTAKGTS, from the coding sequence GTGTCCGAAACGCTCATCCAGTTGCAGGGGGTCTCCAAGACCTACCCCGGCAGCAAAGCTCCGGCGGTGTCCGACCTCGACCTCGAGATCAAGAAGGGCGAGATCCTTGTGCTCGTCGGGCCCTCAGGCTGCGGTAAGAGCACCACGCTGCGCCTGATCAACCGCATGATCGAGCCGACCGCCGGGCGGATCATCTTCGAGGGTAAGGACGTCACCAACGTCAACCCCGACCAGCTGCGCCGACAGATGGGCTACGTCATCCAGCAGATCGGTCTGTTCCCACACCGCAACATCTATCAGAACATTGCAACGGTTCCCCGCCTGCTGGGCTGGAACAAATCCGACATAGAGGAGCGGGCCAAGTACCTGCTCACCATGGTGGGGATGGACCCCGAGCAGTACCTCAGCCGCTATCCCAAGGAGTTGTCCGGCGGGCAGGCCCAGCGGGTGGGCGTCGCCCGGGCGCTGGCCGCCGACCCCGACGTGTTGCTGATGGATGAGCCCTTCGGTGCCATCGACCCGATCACCCGGGATCGTCTGCAGAACGAGTTTTTGCGGTTGCAGGCCGAGCTGCAGAAGACGATCGTGTTCGTCACCCACGACATCGACGAGGCCGTGAAGATGGGCGACAAGATCGCCATTCTGCGGGAGCAGTCCAAGGTGGCCCAGCTGGATACGCCCACCAATATCCTGGCCAGCCCGGCCAACGCCTTCGTCAAGGAGTTCCTCGGCTCGGGTGCCCTGCTGAAGGGGCTGACGCTCGAGCGGGTGCGCGACCTCGACATCCCGCAGTACCCAACGGTCAGCCTGCCGGCCGACCGCCCCAAGGTGCTGGCGGCGCTCGAGCAGGCCGACGACGATTGGGTGGTGCTGCTCGACGAGCAGCGGCGCCCGATCCGCTGGCTCGACCGGGAGGCGGTCGAGGGAGGCAAGTCGTCCATCGCGCAGTCGGGGTTACCTGTGCGTGTGGCGGTCGAGTCCGACCACACGCTCCGTGATGCTTTGGAATCGATGATTCGCTCCACCTACGGATCGGCGGTGGTCGTCAACACCGACGGCACCTACCGGGGCGTCATCACGCTGGAGGCCCTGGCCGAGATGGTGCGCAAGACCGAGGCCACCGCCCGGGACGAACAGGCGGTCTATCGGGCGGAAGCACGACGGGCGGCCGCCGCCGGTGTGGATGCACCCACTGTCGACCCGACGGCAGACCTGGCCACGCATGCATCGGCCCGCAACGGCGACACGGCGAAGGGCACCTCATGA
- a CDS encoding ABC transporter permease — MSDLAIAAAEAQSPDDVESDAPGRTWNFDLIITPIAMGLLLVLLVTVWQFADMDVTTKKILAPANLRIQTWQHLQITFWSTLLVISIAIPLGIFITREGFKKFSGPILTVANSGQAIPAYGLLVLFAAWIGTGMRTVIIALIVFGILPVLRNTMVGLEQVDRSYMEAGKGMGYSGFQVLTRIELPLAVPVILAGVRTALVINVGTAALATFIGGGALGETINSGLKLQRNTALFVGAALVGLLALTIDWLAALAQYKLKPKGI; from the coding sequence ATGAGCGATCTGGCCATAGCGGCGGCCGAGGCACAGTCGCCCGACGACGTCGAGTCTGACGCGCCCGGCCGCACGTGGAACTTCGACCTGATCATCACCCCGATCGCCATGGGATTGTTGTTGGTCCTGCTGGTCACCGTGTGGCAGTTCGCCGACATGGACGTGACCACCAAGAAGATCCTCGCGCCTGCCAACCTGCGCATCCAGACCTGGCAGCACCTGCAGATCACCTTCTGGTCGACCCTGCTGGTGATCTCGATCGCCATCCCGCTCGGCATCTTCATCACCCGCGAGGGGTTCAAGAAGTTTTCCGGGCCGATCCTCACGGTCGCCAACTCCGGGCAGGCCATTCCGGCTTACGGCCTGTTGGTGCTGTTTGCGGCCTGGATCGGCACGGGCATGCGCACCGTGATCATCGCGCTGATCGTCTTCGGCATCCTGCCGGTACTACGCAACACGATGGTGGGCCTCGAACAGGTCGACCGCTCCTACATGGAGGCGGGCAAGGGCATGGGGTACTCGGGGTTCCAGGTGCTGACGCGCATCGAACTGCCCCTAGCGGTGCCGGTCATCCTCGCCGGGGTGCGCACTGCGCTGGTGATCAACGTGGGTACCGCTGCGCTGGCAACGTTCATCGGTGGTGGCGCCCTGGGCGAAACGATCAACTCGGGGCTGAAGTTGCAGCGCAACACGGCGCTGTTCGTCGGTGCCGCTCTGGTCGGCCTGCTGGCGCTGACCATCGACTGGCTGGCCGCCCTGGCGCAGTACAAGCTGAAGCCCAAGGGCATCTAG
- a CDS encoding PhzF family phenazine biosynthesis protein, with the protein MPTTLTLIDAFTALPFAGNQAAVAVLDQEPPNAWMQAVAGELQLSETAFCWPEDDAHRLRWFTPEVEVDLCGHATLAAAATLWADGHLHRNEEATFLTRSGPLVCRRIASGEIDLDLPAHQPEPTTTSLEWASLGLAEHPSEILAGPGAGATGFLIAVLDDAAAVRSARFDPSALARSEDRPLVLTAPGDGNLDVVSRVFAPSLGIAEDAVTGSAHALLAPYWAHRLGRDTLACHQASQRGGDLRAIVTADRVVLTGRAVVMGHLMLTQVASPPL; encoded by the coding sequence ATGCCGACCACCCTCACGCTTATCGACGCATTCACCGCCTTGCCGTTCGCAGGCAACCAGGCGGCGGTCGCCGTGCTCGACCAGGAGCCGCCGAATGCCTGGATGCAGGCGGTCGCCGGCGAGCTACAACTGTCGGAGACCGCCTTTTGCTGGCCCGAGGATGACGCCCACCGCCTGCGCTGGTTCACCCCCGAGGTCGAGGTGGACCTGTGTGGGCACGCCACGCTGGCGGCGGCGGCAACGCTGTGGGCCGACGGCCACCTCCATCGCAACGAGGAGGCCACGTTTCTCACCCGTTCCGGGCCGCTGGTGTGCCGACGCATCGCATCGGGCGAGATCGACCTCGACCTTCCGGCGCATCAACCCGAACCGACGACGACCTCGCTGGAATGGGCGTCCCTCGGCCTGGCCGAGCACCCGAGCGAGATCCTCGCCGGACCCGGGGCCGGCGCCACGGGCTTCCTGATCGCTGTGCTCGACGATGCGGCTGCGGTCCGCTCCGCCCGCTTCGACCCGTCGGCGCTGGCGCGCTCCGAGGACCGTCCGCTGGTGCTCACCGCCCCAGGGGACGGCAACCTCGATGTCGTCAGCCGCGTGTTCGCTCCCAGCCTGGGCATCGCCGAGGACGCCGTGACCGGCTCGGCCCATGCACTGCTGGCGCCCTACTGGGCGCACCGGCTTGGCCGGGACACGTTGGCCTGCCACCAGGCGTCACAACGGGGTGGCGACCTGCGGGCGATCGTCACCGCCGATCGCGTCGTTCTGACCGGCCGGGCGGTCGTCATGGGCCACCTGATGCTCACCCAGGTAGCGTCGCCGCCGCTCTAG
- a CDS encoding CPBP family intramembrane metalloprotease, translated as MSHQQPTSTRSTASVLGDYLRFWSGRDSFRPRATPSTGWFLPLWGVSLAVAYASSIVVTIAVVAFGSDPPENAIGDLVESGPVLSLILTAVVLAPLIEEVAFRLPMSLRPWHVAGGIGVLSVMFVPSLFGVSLGQAIVGGDDEAIAAVVEVALTVGVICVLGLILRRLLPREPSDGPALVSTRVRFGVIVTLTVVFAGAHLGNFAEFTWFLPAFILPQVLVGMVLAYVRVIRSWWMGVAIHALNNAVAVGFGLLPRLVGQDGGQAVVGVAIVGSIILLGGSSAIALGVNAYLTWERNQHTFPGGYAAPTHSPGGYAAPVPPAAGAADPWPHGRPPPWPPPSGRSTAPESTAFGD; from the coding sequence GTGAGTCACCAACAACCGACCTCAACTCGGTCAACGGCCAGTGTCCTGGGCGACTACCTGCGGTTCTGGTCGGGCCGGGATTCGTTTCGTCCCCGTGCCACCCCGAGCACCGGATGGTTCCTGCCGCTGTGGGGCGTGTCGCTCGCCGTCGCCTACGCGTCGTCGATCGTCGTCACGATCGCAGTGGTCGCCTTCGGAAGTGACCCACCCGAAAACGCAATCGGCGACCTGGTTGAATCCGGTCCGGTGCTCAGCCTCATATTGACGGCTGTGGTGCTCGCCCCCCTGATCGAAGAAGTGGCCTTTCGGCTGCCGATGTCCTTGCGCCCATGGCACGTCGCCGGTGGGATCGGTGTTCTGTCGGTCATGTTCGTGCCCAGCCTGTTCGGTGTGTCACTCGGGCAGGCGATCGTTGGTGGAGACGACGAGGCGATCGCTGCGGTGGTCGAGGTGGCTCTGACGGTGGGCGTGATCTGCGTGCTCGGCCTGATCCTGCGCCGTCTGCTGCCACGCGAGCCCAGCGACGGCCCGGCACTCGTATCCACCCGGGTGCGCTTTGGGGTCATCGTCACCCTGACCGTGGTGTTCGCCGGTGCCCACCTGGGGAACTTCGCGGAGTTCACCTGGTTTCTTCCGGCGTTCATCCTGCCCCAGGTGTTGGTCGGCATGGTGCTCGCCTACGTGCGGGTCATCCGAAGCTGGTGGATGGGCGTCGCCATCCATGCGCTGAACAACGCTGTGGCGGTCGGCTTCGGGTTGCTGCCCCGCCTGGTCGGCCAGGACGGCGGGCAGGCAGTGGTGGGTGTCGCCATCGTGGGGTCGATCATCCTCCTCGGTGGTAGCTCGGCGATTGCGCTGGGCGTCAACGCCTACCTCACCTGGGAACGCAACCAGCACACCTTCCCCGGCGGCTACGCCGCGCCCACACACTCCCCCGGCGGCTACGCCGCGCCCGTGCCCCCCGCCGCAGGGGCGGCCGATCCCTGGCCCCACGGACGACCACCGCCGTGGCCGCCACCGTCCGGTCGCTCAACGGCCCCGGAGTCGACCGCCTTCGGCGACTAG
- a CDS encoding aldo/keto reductase family protein — translation MEHRFLGNSGMRVSAISYGNWLTHGSQIDDDVAIEAVHAALDAGITTFDTADVYAGTKAESVLGEALRGVQRESIELFTKVFWPTGPGVNQQGLSRKHIMESVEGSLRRLGTDHIDLYQAHRYDHRTPLEVTMSAFADLVHQGKVAYLGVSEWTADQIRSAAALADELKVPLVSSQPQYSLLWRVIEAEVVPTCEELGISQIVWSPLAQGVLTGKYRPGEAPPEGSRATDEAGGKNMISRWMSDDVLTAVAKVSALADEAGLSTADLALAWVLRNPNVASAIVGASKAEQVTRNVQAIDITLDDDLVAKVEAILQPVTTTDPGKTLKDQPKERL, via the coding sequence ATGGAGCATCGATTTCTTGGTAATTCCGGCATGCGGGTGTCGGCGATCAGCTACGGCAACTGGTTGACCCACGGCTCGCAGATCGACGACGACGTCGCCATCGAGGCGGTCCATGCGGCCCTCGACGCCGGCATCACCACCTTCGATACCGCCGACGTCTACGCGGGCACCAAGGCCGAATCGGTCCTGGGCGAGGCCCTGCGGGGCGTGCAGCGCGAGTCGATCGAGCTGTTCACCAAGGTGTTCTGGCCCACCGGTCCGGGCGTCAACCAGCAAGGGCTGTCCCGCAAGCACATCATGGAATCGGTCGAGGGCTCGCTGCGCCGCCTGGGCACCGACCACATCGACCTGTACCAGGCCCATCGCTACGACCACCGCACCCCGCTCGAGGTGACGATGTCGGCGTTCGCCGACCTGGTCCACCAAGGCAAGGTCGCGTACCTGGGCGTGTCGGAGTGGACCGCCGACCAGATCCGCTCCGCCGCGGCGCTGGCCGACGAGCTCAAGGTGCCACTGGTGTCCAGCCAGCCGCAGTACTCGCTGTTGTGGCGGGTCATCGAGGCCGAGGTCGTCCCGACATGCGAGGAGCTGGGCATCAGCCAGATCGTCTGGTCGCCGCTGGCCCAGGGGGTGCTCACCGGAAAGTACCGCCCGGGCGAGGCGCCGCCCGAGGGCAGCCGGGCCACCGACGAGGCCGGTGGCAAGAACATGATCTCCCGGTGGATGAGCGACGACGTCCTCACCGCCGTGGCGAAGGTCTCGGCGCTGGCCGACGAGGCCGGTCTCTCGACCGCCGACCTGGCCCTGGCCTGGGTACTGCGCAACCCCAACGTCGCCTCGGCGATCGTGGGCGCGTCCAAGGCCGAGCAGGTCACCCGCAACGTGCAGGCGATCGACATCACCCTCGACGACGACCTGGTCGCCAAGGTCGAAGCGATCCTGCAACCGGTCACGACCACCGACCCGGGGAAAACGCTCAAGGATCAGCCCAAGGAACGTCTCTAA
- a CDS encoding ABC transporter ATP-binding protein — MSAPGSRASTATATATGVTITGVVRRFGEAQVLSRLSLSVAPGELMALLGPSGSGKTTLLRLIAGLDRPDGGTIDLGDRRVAGGSTFVPAERRGVGLVFQDWALFPHLSVAANVGFGLPRPERRASPRIDTALARVGMVGFGDRRPDTLSGGQQQRVALARAMAPSPRVLLLDEPFSNLDAGLRTDVRSEVRRTLRSIGVTAIFVTHDRDEAFTLGDRVAIVNEGRIAQVGTPEEVYATPSDRWVAGFLGDANFVPGTIEAGRPSVAVSPLGPLPIRGIVGPGPVSVLVRPEALTIRSTIDGRAGGSGGTDDGALDGTDPGTGWRVTEAEFLGHSTLTRVTPIGGAVAASDGEALTLSIRTGGAPPARPGEVVDVTYSGGPAVAWAPAEEPPGPVG; from the coding sequence ATGAGCGCGCCCGGCTCCCGGGCTTCGACTGCGACTGCGACCGCGACCGGGGTCACCATCACCGGGGTCGTGCGCCGATTCGGCGAAGCCCAGGTGCTGTCCCGGCTGAGCCTGAGCGTGGCACCGGGCGAGCTGATGGCGCTGCTCGGCCCCTCCGGGTCGGGCAAGACCACCCTGCTACGCCTGATCGCCGGCCTCGACCGTCCCGACGGGGGCACGATCGACCTGGGCGATCGGCGGGTGGCCGGCGGCTCGACGTTCGTCCCGGCCGAACGCCGCGGCGTGGGCCTGGTGTTTCAGGACTGGGCCCTGTTCCCTCACCTGTCTGTGGCCGCCAACGTCGGCTTCGGACTGCCCCGGCCCGAACGCCGGGCCTCACCCCGCATCGACACGGCGCTGGCCCGCGTGGGCATGGTCGGCTTTGGTGACCGGCGCCCCGACACCCTCTCGGGCGGTCAGCAGCAGCGGGTCGCCCTGGCCCGGGCGATGGCGCCCAGTCCCCGGGTGCTCTTGCTCGACGAGCCGTTCTCCAACCTGGACGCCGGGCTGCGGACCGACGTGCGAAGCGAGGTTCGACGAACGTTGCGCTCGATCGGGGTCACCGCCATCTTCGTCACCCACGACCGCGACGAGGCCTTCACCTTGGGCGACCGGGTGGCGATCGTCAACGAGGGAAGGATCGCCCAGGTCGGGACGCCCGAAGAGGTGTACGCCACGCCGAGCGATCGCTGGGTCGCCGGCTTTCTGGGCGACGCCAATTTCGTCCCGGGAACGATCGAGGCGGGCAGGCCGTCGGTGGCGGTGTCGCCTCTCGGCCCCCTGCCGATCCGCGGCATCGTCGGCCCGGGTCCGGTGAGCGTGCTCGTACGTCCGGAGGCGCTGACGATCCGATCGACGATCGACGGCCGTGCCGGCGGCAGCGGCGGGACCGACGACGGCGCCCTTGACGGAACCGACCCGGGTACCGGCTGGCGGGTCACCGAAGCGGAGTTCCTCGGACACTCGACGCTCACTCGGGTGACGCCGATCGGCGGTGCCGTCGCCGCCAGCGATGGTGAAGCGCTCACGCTGAGCATCCGCACGGGGGGTGCCCCGCCGGCCCGACCGGGCGAGGTGGTCGACGTGACCTACTCCGGCGGGCCTGCCGTCGCATGGGCGCCTGCGGAGGAGCCGCCCGGCCCCGTAGGGTGA
- a CDS encoding undecaprenyl-diphosphate phosphatase, whose translation MISPQTLHHRPPSTPSGSVARAALRAAAAAVLIMVVLLVAPKPSGASDTTADTTTDATAAGEQMTVGKAAILGVVEGVTEYLPVSSTGHLYVSQQLLGVGDTQATKAPADSFAIVIQAGAILAVLILYRRRILSVFQGVIGRSAEGRTVGIALVVAFLPAAIIGVLAEDAIKSKLFAGWPIVVAWAVGGVAILVLADRLQHRRPSDAADAAVDGAAGGTQSAGRANVIGTALEAITPRQALIIGLAQVVAMWPGTSRSLVTIVAAVLVGLSVSAAVEFSFLLGLGTLGAATAYEALKNGSLLVDSYGGAEIVIGLVVAFITAAVAITWMVRWLERRSLAIFGWYRLAIAGVGAVLLLTGTITSTPG comes from the coding sequence ATGATCTCCCCCCAGACCCTCCATCACCGGCCGCCGTCCACCCCCTCCGGGTCGGTCGCTCGCGCTGCGCTTCGGGCCGCCGCTGCGGCCGTCCTGATCATGGTGGTACTTCTGGTTGCGCCCAAGCCTTCGGGGGCGAGCGACACCACCGCCGATACCACCACCGACGCAACCGCAGCCGGGGAACAGATGACGGTTGGCAAGGCGGCGATCCTCGGCGTGGTCGAAGGCGTGACCGAGTATCTCCCGGTCTCCTCGACCGGCCACCTCTACGTCTCCCAGCAACTATTGGGTGTTGGCGACACCCAGGCGACCAAGGCTCCGGCGGACAGCTTCGCCATCGTGATCCAGGCGGGGGCCATCCTCGCCGTGCTCATCTTGTACCGCCGCCGAATCCTCTCGGTATTCCAGGGCGTCATCGGCCGCTCGGCAGAGGGCCGGACGGTTGGGATCGCGCTGGTCGTCGCCTTCCTTCCGGCTGCGATCATCGGTGTACTGGCCGAGGATGCGATCAAGTCCAAGCTGTTCGCCGGTTGGCCGATCGTCGTCGCCTGGGCGGTGGGTGGCGTCGCCATCCTGGTGCTGGCCGACCGCCTGCAGCACCGCCGGCCCTCCGACGCGGCAGATGCTGCGGTCGACGGGGCGGCCGGCGGTACCCAGTCGGCCGGCCGAGCCAACGTCATCGGCACGGCGCTCGAGGCGATCACCCCCCGCCAGGCCTTGATCATCGGCCTGGCCCAGGTTGTGGCGATGTGGCCGGGCACCAGCCGTTCGTTGGTGACGATCGTGGCCGCCGTGCTCGTTGGCCTCAGCGTGTCGGCCGCCGTCGAGTTCAGCTTTCTGCTCGGCCTCGGCACCCTGGGTGCAGCGACCGCCTACGAGGCCCTGAAGAACGGGTCGCTGCTCGTCGACTCCTACGGCGGCGCCGAGATCGTCATCGGGCTGGTCGTCGCGTTCATCACCGCTGCGGTGGCGATCACCTGGATGGTGCGTTGGCTGGAGCGGCGATCGCTGGCGATCTTCGGCTGGTACCGGCTGGCGATCGCCGGGGTGGGTGCCGTGCTGCTGCTGACCGGCACGATTACCTCCACCCCCGGATGA
- a CDS encoding YncE family protein codes for MAQPATGPAVFGGILIATIIGVIGFGVLSDPGPERRVSTERSAEAATGRAEASADSSTSTSAPPVTAPDDGKTAAQRTLSLVDTITDPALRPKSVVASGSGLFFAQNMMYAHNVAVYNRDLEQVKVIDDEVVPAFFDLPGNSALKGGPVEAVFTSDGSAAYVSQYKLYGPGQDNPGTDVCTPSGFDDSFVYRIPTDTLEIDQVIPVGPVPKFVAITHDDSTLLVSNWCGYDLSIVDTATGKETRRVDIGRYPRGIAVAPDDSVAYVTAMGTSDIAIVDLSTFEVEWIKDVGQAPRSVALSPDGKQLFVTLNEEAEVKRIDTATRKVTGEVVTGNQPRSMVLSDDGTALYVVNYADDTLSKVRTSDMVELQELPTRHHPIGVTYDKATRRVWVACYVGALMVFQDA; via the coding sequence ATGGCGCAGCCGGCCACTGGCCCAGCAGTCTTTGGCGGGATCCTGATCGCCACGATCATCGGCGTGATCGGTTTTGGCGTGTTGTCCGACCCCGGCCCCGAGCGGCGTGTCAGCACGGAGCGGTCGGCGGAGGCGGCGACCGGCCGTGCCGAGGCGTCGGCGGACTCCTCGACATCGACCTCGGCTCCGCCGGTGACAGCGCCCGACGATGGCAAGACCGCTGCCCAACGCACGCTCAGCCTGGTCGACACGATCACCGACCCTGCCCTTCGACCCAAGTCGGTGGTCGCCTCCGGCAGCGGCCTGTTCTTCGCCCAGAACATGATGTACGCCCACAACGTGGCCGTGTACAACCGCGACCTCGAACAGGTGAAGGTGATCGACGACGAGGTGGTGCCGGCCTTCTTCGACCTGCCCGGCAACTCCGCACTCAAGGGCGGACCGGTCGAGGCGGTGTTCACCTCCGATGGGTCGGCCGCCTACGTGTCGCAGTACAAGCTGTACGGACCGGGCCAGGACAACCCTGGCACCGACGTGTGCACGCCGTCGGGCTTCGACGACAGCTTCGTCTACCGGATCCCCACCGACACCCTTGAGATCGATCAGGTGATCCCGGTGGGACCGGTGCCGAAGTTCGTCGCGATCACCCACGACGATTCGACCCTGTTGGTGTCCAACTGGTGTGGTTACGACCTGTCGATCGTCGACACAGCGACCGGCAAGGAGACCCGACGGGTGGACATCGGTCGCTACCCGAGGGGCATCGCCGTCGCACCCGACGACTCGGTGGCTTACGTCACCGCCATGGGCACCTCCGACATCGCCATCGTCGATCTGTCGACCTTCGAGGTCGAGTGGATCAAGGACGTGGGCCAGGCGCCTCGCAGCGTGGCCCTGTCGCCGGACGGCAAACAGCTGTTCGTCACGCTCAATGAGGAGGCCGAGGTGAAGCGCATCGACACGGCCACCCGCAAAGTCACCGGCGAGGTGGTCACCGGCAACCAGCCCCGGTCGATGGTGCTCTCCGACGACGGCACGGCGCTGTACGTGGTGAACTACGCCGACGACACGTTGTCGAAGGTGCGGACGTCGGACATGGTCGAGCTGCAGGAGCTGCCCACCAGGCACCACCCGATCGGCGTCACCTACGACAAGGCCACCCGCCGGGTGTGGGTGGCCTGCTACGTCGGAGCGCTGATGGTGTTCCAGGACGCCTGA